The Corynebacterium confusum genome has a window encoding:
- a CDS encoding malate dehydrogenase produces MSKQSAQAAPKHNVSEPVNVTVTGAAGAIAYSLLWRIAAGEVFGKDQPVRLRLLELDSAVRAAEGVAMELQDSAFPLLAGVEITADEDTAFADANAAFLVGAQPRSKGMQRADLISANAEIFARQGASLNRVAARDVRVLVVGNPANTNALIAAHHAPDLDDSQFSALMRLDHNRAAGLLAQRVGVRPDAIEKLAVWGNHSDTQFPDITFATADSRPLAAAVEQSWYEETFIPTVAGRGSEIIEVRGSSSAASAASAAVDHMHDWIFGTPQGDWRTAAIVSDGSYGVDAGLVAGFPTVSRHGRWEIVQGLELNDVQRARIDASVAQLRAEKEAVAHLLG; encoded by the coding sequence ATGTCGAAGCAATCAGCACAGGCTGCACCGAAGCACAACGTTTCAGAACCCGTCAATGTCACGGTCACCGGCGCCGCCGGGGCTATCGCCTACTCGCTGCTGTGGCGGATCGCGGCCGGCGAGGTCTTTGGCAAGGACCAGCCTGTTCGTCTGCGCCTGCTGGAGCTCGACTCCGCGGTGCGCGCCGCAGAAGGCGTGGCTATGGAGCTGCAGGACTCCGCCTTCCCGCTGCTGGCCGGCGTGGAGATCACCGCTGACGAAGACACCGCCTTCGCCGACGCGAACGCCGCCTTCCTGGTCGGCGCGCAGCCGCGCTCCAAGGGTATGCAGCGCGCCGACCTGATTTCGGCCAACGCGGAGATTTTCGCCCGCCAGGGCGCGTCCCTGAACCGGGTGGCCGCCCGCGACGTGCGCGTGCTGGTGGTGGGCAACCCCGCTAACACTAACGCGCTCATCGCCGCCCACCACGCGCCCGACCTGGATGATTCCCAGTTCAGCGCCCTGATGCGCCTGGATCACAACCGCGCGGCCGGGCTGCTGGCCCAGCGGGTGGGCGTGCGACCGGACGCGATTGAGAAGCTGGCCGTCTGGGGCAACCACTCGGATACCCAGTTCCCGGACATCACCTTCGCTACGGCGGATTCCCGCCCGCTCGCCGCGGCGGTCGAGCAGTCCTGGTACGAGGAGACTTTTATCCCGACCGTGGCCGGGCGCGGCTCCGAGATCATCGAGGTGCGTGGGTCCTCCTCGGCGGCCTCGGCGGCCTCGGCGGCAGTGGACCACATGCACGACTGGATTTTCGGCACCCCGCAGGGCGACTGGCGCACCGCGGCGATTGTCTCGGATGGCTCCTACGGCGTGGACGCCGGCCTGGTGGCGGGCTTCCCGACGGTCAGCCGGCACGGCCGCTGGGAAATCGTCCAGGGCCTGGAGCTAAACGATGTCCAGCGCGCCCGCATCGATGCCTCCGTGGCGCAGCTGCGGGCGGAAAAGGAAGCCGTCGCCCACCTGCTGGGCTAG
- a CDS encoding TetR family transcriptional regulator produces MGNSDSPTAVTGAESAQRAVDVALEQFSQFGFTETKMETIANLSGLSKRMLHYHFGDKRGLYQRALEAAVERLNPPIEDLEVDSAVPVEGVRKLVDALFTCHIAHPEAVRILAMETTQQVFGVVGRQPVNDVSGVALHLDKLLLHGQDSGAFRPGISADDIFTLISSLTMYRVTNHNMIDNLLGIDMQSAANTAGLHRMVVDAVLAFLTANIPDSGEASYLTAREAVDTADNNSDIYG; encoded by the coding sequence ATGGGTAACTCCGATTCTCCCACCGCCGTCACGGGAGCTGAGTCTGCCCAGCGCGCCGTCGATGTCGCGCTCGAGCAGTTTTCCCAGTTCGGTTTCACCGAAACCAAGATGGAGACCATCGCCAACCTCTCCGGCCTGTCCAAGCGCATGCTGCACTACCACTTCGGCGACAAGCGCGGGCTCTACCAGCGCGCCCTCGAGGCCGCGGTAGAACGGCTCAATCCCCCGATCGAGGATCTCGAGGTCGACTCCGCGGTCCCGGTCGAGGGCGTGCGCAAGCTTGTCGATGCCCTCTTCACCTGCCACATCGCCCACCCGGAGGCCGTGCGCATCCTGGCGATGGAGACCACCCAGCAGGTCTTCGGCGTGGTCGGCCGGCAGCCGGTCAACGACGTCAGCGGCGTGGCCCTGCACCTGGACAAGCTCCTGCTCCACGGGCAGGACTCCGGCGCCTTCCGGCCCGGCATTTCCGCGGACGATATCTTCACCCTGATCTCTTCGCTGACCATGTACCGGGTGACCAACCACAACATGATCGACAACTTATTGGGGATCGACATGCAGTCCGCGGCCAACACCGCCGGCCTACACCGCATGGTGGTCGACGCGGTACTCGCGTTTTTGACCGCCAACATCCCCGACAGCGGCGAGGCCTCCTACCTCACCGCCCGCGAGGCCGTCGATACCGCCGACAACAACAGCGA